From Sediminibacterium sp. TEGAF015, a single genomic window includes:
- a CDS encoding ABC transporter permease has protein sequence MTVLDSFNLAWRTVKGNKLRAGITIAIIAFGIMALIGIITAIEAMNQSLKESFSSMGANSFSIRYKDSRARMGPNNDEVTKTKRGLKEKKSNLNKPLRLEEVERFKSLYNFPGAMVSVYRRGPGGQELRYEDRKTNPQILVWGGDENYLMVNGYTIEQGRNLNNLDVQSGRNVCLLGSNVATRLFGERPERSIDKIIKVGSTPYRVVGLLKSKGSSAMLRQDDVIVTSYTNVRRYANIGPTYLVGVSVTDINQLPVATDEATSVFRSIRKLEPKEDNNFVIEKSDKFAEMFIGFLSSITGAASAIGLITLIGAAIGLMNIMLVAVNERTKEVGLVKAIGGKSKYVRQQFLFESMIISLLGALFGIILGILVGNVFGIILDTGFVIPWAWVFIGIIICTIVGLVAGIYPAMKAAKLNPIVALRYE, from the coding sequence ATGACAGTTCTCGACTCATTCAATTTAGCCTGGCGCACGGTAAAGGGTAATAAACTACGTGCCGGTATCACTATTGCTATTATTGCTTTTGGTATTATGGCATTAATAGGGATTATCACCGCCATTGAAGCCATGAACCAGAGTCTTAAGGAAAGCTTCTCTTCAATGGGGGCAAACTCATTCAGTATCCGCTACAAAGACTCAAGAGCCAGAATGGGGCCTAATAATGATGAAGTCACTAAAACCAAAAGAGGACTGAAAGAGAAGAAATCCAATTTAAATAAACCACTCCGTCTGGAAGAAGTGGAAAGATTCAAATCCTTGTATAACTTTCCCGGAGCAATGGTCAGTGTTTACAGAAGAGGTCCTGGAGGACAGGAATTGCGGTATGAAGACAGAAAAACCAATCCGCAAATCCTTGTTTGGGGCGGAGACGAGAATTATTTAATGGTGAATGGTTATACCATCGAGCAGGGCAGGAACCTGAATAATCTGGATGTGCAGAGTGGAAGGAATGTTTGCTTATTGGGTAGCAATGTAGCAACCCGTTTGTTTGGAGAAAGGCCTGAACGTTCTATAGACAAAATAATCAAAGTAGGCAGTACTCCATATCGCGTAGTTGGATTGCTAAAATCCAAAGGGTCAAGTGCCATGTTAAGACAAGACGATGTAATTGTAACTTCTTATACCAATGTGCGTCGTTATGCCAATATTGGTCCTACTTATCTAGTAGGGGTGAGCGTAACTGATATCAATCAATTGCCCGTAGCAACGGATGAAGCTACTTCGGTATTCCGATCCATCCGAAAACTCGAGCCCAAGGAGGATAATAACTTCGTAATTGAGAAGAGCGATAAGTTTGCTGAGATGTTTATTGGATTCCTTAGTAGTATTACGGGTGCAGCCAGTGCCATTGGTTTAATCACATTGATTGGAGCAGCAATTGGTCTGATGAATATTATGCTGGTAGCAGTAAATGAAAGAACCAAGGAAGTCGGGTTGGTAAAAGCGATTGGCGGTAAAAGTAAATATGTACGTCAGCAGTTTTTATTTGAAAGCATGATTATCAGTTTACTGGGCGCATTGTTCGGCATTATCCTTGGAATTCTGGTAGGGAATGTTTTTGGAATTATTCTAGATACTGGTTTTGTAATACCATGGGCATGGGTATTCATTGGAATCATTATATGCACCATTGTTGGGCTGGTAGCAGGTATATATCCTGCTATGAAAGCTGCTAAGCTTAATCCAATTGTTGCATTACGATACGAGTAG
- a CDS encoding carboxypeptidase-like regulatory domain-containing protein, translated as MKKLLILLLVLIAGNSLQAQKVIWGYVKDSITNEPIEMASITNTRNNNTVITNQKGLFKIEVSKNDILSVAAVGYFFDTVLYSGILSASDTITLFLKPISRSLNNVTVQNTGVNQYSLDSLRRIREFTEEMVSPPVKSVELANSGAGIGISLNRFSNREKNKRNAIKIFNNSEKQAYVDYRFSTAIVTKYSGLKGEELQVFMQRYRPSYEWLRKNPKEEDVKYYINEKLKDRRK; from the coding sequence ATGAAAAAACTACTGATTCTTCTCTTGGTATTGATTGCAGGGAATTCCCTTCAGGCGCAAAAAGTTATCTGGGGCTATGTAAAAGATAGCATTACAAACGAACCTATTGAAATGGCGAGCATTACCAATACCCGCAATAACAATACAGTTATCACCAACCAAAAAGGATTGTTCAAAATAGAAGTGAGCAAAAATGATATCCTATCAGTTGCTGCAGTAGGTTATTTTTTTGACACGGTTTTATACAGTGGTATCCTCAGCGCAAGTGATACTATTACCCTTTTTTTAAAACCCATTAGCAGAAGTCTGAATAATGTAACCGTTCAAAATACAGGCGTAAATCAATACAGCTTAGATAGTTTAAGAAGAATCAGAGAGTTTACAGAAGAAATGGTTAGCCCTCCCGTTAAATCCGTTGAATTAGCCAATTCGGGGGCTGGCATTGGCATCAGTTTAAATCGATTTTCTAATAGAGAAAAGAACAAAAGAAATGCCATTAAAATATTTAACAACAGTGAGAAGCAGGCATATGTTGACTATCGGTTCTCTACTGCAATTGTTACCAAATACAGTGGACTCAAAGGAGAAGAACTACAAGTATTCATGCAACGTTACAGACCCTCTTACGAATGGTTAAGAAAAAATCCTAAAGAAGAAGATGTTAAGTATTACATCAACGAAAAGCTGAAAGACCGAAGAAAATAA
- a CDS encoding zinc-dependent metalloprotease: MKKLLFTSTTLMLALSLVAQQRPQTPPQTPGTGAPAQGPNMGNLANMMNNAQRQGPKPYKEVITAKAVSKTGLFTVHKVEDKYYFEIPDSLFGREILSVVRFSKVPAGAGYGGEIANQQTITFEKGPNNNVFLRTVTLVNKAEENQDIYKAVTNSNLNAIASAFPVASLGKDSTGVVIDVSAFFSGDNQAVSINPNIKRRYNLTALAQDRSYISKISTYPINTEIVTVKTFSASAAAGPSIPGLPTSGASLAAARDAGAVTMEINTSLLLLPKVPMQRRMADKRVGFFTDDFVRYSDSQQKVEDVSFAVRWRLEPKDGEWEKWRRGELVEPKKQIVYYIDPATPKQWRSHLIAGINDWQAAFEKAGFKNAIVGKEWPENDTTMSMEDARFSVVRYFASDIPNAYGPNVHDPRSGEILESHIGWYHNVMKLVHDWYMVQAAPNDPGARSMKYDDQLMGDLIRFVSSHEVGHTLGLRHNMGSSSQTPVEKLRDKQWVEANGHTASIMDYARFNYVAQPEDNISRKGLYPRIGDYDKWALKWGYGYIPGNTEEEIKNNSNKMVTAALKENPRHWFGTYESGNRVDPRSQSEDLSDNSVKASEYGVLNLKRVMKGLPEWTKEEGDQYENLATMYGQTLGQFNRYVGHVSTNIGGIYETFKTVEQNEAVYEIVPKARQKEAVGFINKNVFETPTWLVDRAMWNKFNNPISADPIMSLQERTVNSIVSTDRLGRLQLSAERFGADKAYTAMELLNDVQGTIFSELSSKKAIDTYKRMLQRAYVDRLASIINPAPSSAGGITISFGGISAGIDAKKSDVTAIVRAQLVGLRGQLSAAAATTADKMSKIHLADLAERIKEALDPK, encoded by the coding sequence ATGAAAAAACTATTATTCACCAGTACAACGCTGATGCTGGCCCTAAGTTTAGTGGCTCAACAGCGACCACAAACCCCACCCCAGACGCCTGGAACGGGTGCTCCTGCACAAGGGCCTAACATGGGTAATTTGGCTAATATGATGAACAATGCCCAGAGACAGGGCCCAAAACCTTATAAAGAGGTAATTACTGCTAAAGCTGTTTCAAAGACAGGCTTGTTCACCGTTCATAAGGTGGAAGACAAATACTACTTTGAAATTCCGGATTCTCTTTTCGGAAGAGAGATATTATCGGTAGTAAGATTTTCTAAGGTTCCAGCAGGTGCCGGTTATGGTGGAGAGATTGCCAATCAGCAAACCATTACTTTCGAGAAAGGACCCAACAACAATGTGTTTCTAAGAACAGTTACTTTAGTAAATAAGGCTGAAGAAAACCAGGACATATATAAAGCAGTAACCAACTCTAACCTTAATGCTATTGCTTCTGCATTTCCAGTTGCTTCATTGGGCAAGGACTCTACCGGAGTGGTAATTGACGTTTCTGCATTTTTCAGTGGCGATAACCAAGCGGTTAGCATAAATCCAAATATCAAAAGAAGATATAACCTAACTGCTTTAGCACAGGATCGTTCTTATATCAGCAAAATCAGTACCTATCCAATCAACACTGAGATTGTAACTGTAAAAACTTTTAGCGCCTCTGCTGCAGCAGGCCCTTCAATTCCTGGTTTACCTACTTCAGGTGCTTCTTTGGCAGCCGCAAGAGATGCAGGAGCAGTAACTATGGAAATCAACACCTCATTGTTGTTATTGCCTAAAGTGCCTATGCAACGCAGAATGGCTGACAAACGTGTAGGCTTCTTTACAGATGATTTTGTTAGATACAGTGATTCACAACAAAAGGTAGAAGATGTAAGTTTTGCGGTTCGTTGGAGATTAGAACCTAAAGATGGTGAGTGGGAAAAATGGAGAAGAGGAGAATTGGTTGAACCTAAAAAACAAATCGTTTACTATATAGATCCAGCAACTCCTAAGCAGTGGCGTTCTCACTTAATTGCTGGTATCAACGATTGGCAGGCCGCATTTGAAAAAGCTGGTTTCAAGAACGCGATTGTTGGTAAAGAATGGCCGGAAAACGACACTACTATGAGTATGGAAGATGCTCGTTTTTCAGTAGTACGTTATTTTGCTTCTGATATCCCGAATGCATACGGTCCTAACGTTCACGATCCAAGAAGTGGTGAAATTTTAGAAAGCCATATTGGATGGTACCATAATGTTATGAAATTGGTTCACGACTGGTATATGGTGCAAGCTGCGCCAAATGACCCAGGTGCTAGAAGTATGAAGTACGATGACCAATTAATGGGTGATTTAATTCGCTTCGTTTCTTCTCATGAAGTAGGTCATACATTGGGATTGCGTCATAACATGGGAAGTAGTAGCCAAACTCCAGTTGAAAAACTAAGAGATAAGCAGTGGGTAGAAGCTAATGGACATACTGCATCTATAATGGACTATGCTCGTTTCAACTATGTGGCACAACCAGAAGACAATATCAGCAGAAAAGGTTTATACCCAAGAATTGGCGACTATGATAAATGGGCATTGAAGTGGGGCTACGGATATATTCCTGGCAATACGGAAGAAGAAATAAAGAACAACAGTAACAAAATGGTTACCGCTGCTTTAAAAGAAAACCCTCGTCATTGGTTTGGAACCTATGAAAGTGGTAATCGTGTTGACCCTAGAAGCCAGAGTGAAGATTTAAGTGACAATTCTGTTAAAGCCAGTGAATACGGCGTTTTAAACTTAAAGCGTGTAATGAAAGGTTTACCTGAGTGGACCAAAGAAGAAGGTGATCAGTATGAAAACCTTGCTACTATGTATGGTCAAACACTAGGTCAGTTCAACAGATATGTTGGTCATGTGAGTACTAATATTGGTGGTATTTACGAAACTTTCAAAACTGTTGAACAAAACGAGGCTGTTTATGAAATTGTTCCAAAGGCTCGTCAAAAAGAAGCCGTTGGATTCATCAACAAAAACGTTTTCGAAACCCCAACTTGGTTAGTAGATCGCGCTATGTGGAATAAATTCAATAATCCAATTTCTGCAGACCCAATCATGAGTCTTCAGGAAAGAACAGTGAACAGCATTGTTAGCACAGATCGTTTAGGCCGCTTACAATTAAGCGCTGAAAGATTTGGTGCGGATAAAGCTTACACTGCTATGGAATTGTTGAATGATGTTCAGGGCACTATTTTCAGTGAATTGAGCAGCAAAAAAGCCATTGACACTTACAAGCGTATGTTACAAAGAGCTTATGTAGATCGCTTGGCTTCTATCATTAACCCTGCACCTTCTTCAGCTGGCGGTATCACTATTAGCTTTGGTGGTATTTCTGCAGGTATAGATGCTAAGAAATCAGACGTTACAGCAATTGTAAGAGCACAGCTTGTTGGTTTACGTGGTCAACTTTCTGCTGCTGCTGCAACTACTGCAGACAAAATGAGCAAGATTCATTTAGCTGATTTAGCTGAAAGAATCAAGGAAGCTTTAGACCCTAAATAA
- a CDS encoding MotA/TolQ/ExbB proton channel family protein, with protein sequence MAETKPTAAVKSATSTQPKKSSNVISWIAPFAGVLIGYILWRFVLGTNSNFTNPDLAGGFWPNHKGPLTGLAKMYEGGIVVPILIGNFIIVLIFVIERLLTVIKATGTANNAEFVRSVQFHLANKEVDKALAACDKQKGSVGNVMKAGLKKYKEMISNTELETEQKVLNIQKEIEEATALELPMLEKNLVFLSTIASVATLLGLFGTVLGMIKSFSALGDEGGGDAARELSKGISEALFNTALGIGTSAVAIIFYNVFTTRIDGITYGIDESGFTLTQSFAANYK encoded by the coding sequence ATGGCTGAAACAAAACCAACCGCTGCAGTGAAAAGTGCAACTTCTACTCAACCTAAGAAGAGCAGCAACGTTATTTCATGGATTGCTCCTTTCGCAGGGGTATTAATCGGGTACATTCTTTGGAGATTTGTACTTGGAACAAACAGTAACTTTACCAATCCAGACTTGGCTGGTGGTTTCTGGCCTAACCACAAAGGACCTTTGACTGGATTAGCAAAAATGTATGAGGGTGGTATCGTTGTACCTATCTTGATTGGTAACTTCATCATCGTATTGATTTTCGTTATTGAGCGTTTACTAACTGTAATTAAAGCAACAGGTACAGCTAACAATGCTGAGTTTGTTCGCAGCGTACAGTTCCACCTTGCTAACAAAGAAGTAGACAAAGCTTTGGCTGCTTGCGATAAGCAAAAAGGTTCTGTAGGTAATGTAATGAAAGCTGGTCTTAAGAAGTACAAAGAAATGATCAGCAACACAGAATTAGAAACTGAACAAAAAGTTTTGAATATCCAAAAGGAAATTGAAGAAGCAACTGCTCTTGAATTACCTATGTTAGAAAAGAACTTGGTATTCTTATCAACTATCGCTTCAGTAGCAACCCTACTAGGTTTGTTCGGAACGGTATTAGGTATGATTAAATCATTCTCTGCCCTAGGTGACGAAGGTGGTGGTGATGCTGCTCGTGAATTGTCAAAAGGTATCTCTGAAGCATTGTTCAACACTGCACTAGGTATCGGTACTTCTGCAGTAGCTATCATTTTCTATAACGTATTTACTACTCGTATCGATGGTATTACTTATGGTATTGATGAGTCTGGTTTCACTTTAACTCAAAGCTTCGCTGCTAACTACAAATAA
- a CDS encoding ExbD/TolR family protein: MGRAKLPRKSTNIDMTAMCDVAFLLLSFFILTTKFKPAEAIAVTTPNSVASKVAPQKDYVMVILDKSGKVFLEMDDESKKEAIANSLNSTKNLGLNTAAFKKSLFFGAPFGSLASFLALPEDQRKGDKLPGIPVLDTANNELVTWMRITKEVYMGEKEPAFLLKGDNAAKYPAFKAIIDAFKKNDILKFQMVTSPEAAPVGTDLWKLNQKGEKIEE; the protein is encoded by the coding sequence ATGGGTAGAGCCAAATTACCTCGGAAGAGTACAAATATTGACATGACGGCGATGTGCGACGTGGCCTTTCTCTTGTTGTCGTTCTTTATCTTGACGACCAAGTTTAAACCCGCAGAAGCAATTGCTGTTACTACACCCAATTCAGTTGCTTCAAAAGTAGCGCCTCAGAAAGATTATGTAATGGTAATTCTTGATAAAAGTGGCAAAGTTTTTCTTGAAATGGACGATGAGTCAAAGAAAGAAGCGATTGCCAATTCCTTGAATTCCACCAAAAATCTGGGATTGAATACAGCTGCTTTTAAAAAGTCACTGTTTTTTGGAGCACCATTTGGTAGCCTTGCGTCTTTTTTAGCATTGCCTGAAGATCAGCGCAAAGGAGATAAATTACCTGGTATTCCGGTATTAGATACAGCGAACAATGAATTGGTTACCTGGATGAGAATAACCAAAGAAGTGTACATGGGCGAAAAAGAACCAGCATTCCTGTTAAAAGGCGACAATGCTGCTAAATACCCTGCATTTAAGGCGATCATTGATGCCTTCAAAAAGAATGATATTTTGAAGTTCCAGATGGTTACAAGCCCTGAAGCAGCTCCTGTAGGTACTGATCTTTGGAAATTGAATCAGAAAGGTGAAAAAATAGAAGAGTAA
- a CDS encoding ExbD/TolR family protein → MAEMDTSGGGGHKKGPGVKKGKKLSTRVDLTPMVDLGFLLITFFIFTTTMSQPTAMRLFLPKDADKPEDQNKAKESGVITVLLGKDNNVFYYEGQLATDGSNFKSSTFKEIRTVLIDKKRNTPEKDLVVIIKPSVDCTYKNVVDMLDEMAINVLKKYALVDISEGEAALVKISDASGGAAAGASN, encoded by the coding sequence ATGGCAGAAATGGATACCTCGGGCGGCGGTGGCCACAAAAAAGGACCCGGCGTCAAGAAAGGGAAAAAATTATCAACCAGGGTTGACTTAACACCCATGGTGGACTTAGGTTTCTTGTTGATTACCTTTTTCATCTTCACTACAACCATGAGTCAGCCAACGGCAATGAGGCTCTTTTTACCAAAAGATGCTGATAAGCCGGAAGATCAGAATAAGGCCAAGGAGTCTGGTGTTATCACCGTTTTGCTTGGTAAAGACAATAATGTCTTCTATTATGAAGGTCAGTTGGCAACAGATGGGTCTAATTTCAAATCTTCAACTTTTAAGGAGATCAGAACCGTTTTGATTGATAAAAAACGCAATACTCCTGAAAAAGATTTAGTTGTGATTATTAAACCATCCGTTGATTGTACTTACAAGAATGTAGTAGATATGTTAGATGAAATGGCAATTAATGTATTGAAAAAATACGCATTAGTGGATATTTCAGAAGGCGAAGCCGCTTTGGTAAAAATATCTGATGCTAGCGGTGGCGCAGCAGCTGGTGCATCTAACTAA
- a CDS encoding energy transducer TonB, with amino-acid sequence MDVNKIQSADILDIIFDGRNKEYGAYDLRKTYNKRMIKALVGTILIILLAVLGNLLANSSSGSKTELIVQDVSLENVQQEEKKPEPPPPPPPPKQEPPKVEITKFTPPKIVKDEEVKEEDEIKEVEKLEDTKIGTINQEGAKDEGIVAPPVESGTGVVEAPKKEEDYDKIFTVVQIPAEFPGGLPAWAKYLERNLNRDLPVENGAPPGKYTVVVSFIVAKDGSISDVVAENDPGYGTKNEAVRVITRGPKWKPAVQNGRNVIYRHKQSITFMVSEE; translated from the coding sequence ATGGACGTAAATAAAATTCAATCAGCAGACATTCTCGACATCATATTTGATGGAAGAAACAAAGAGTATGGTGCTTATGATTTGCGTAAAACCTACAACAAGCGTATGATTAAGGCTTTAGTAGGGACTATACTGATCATATTGCTTGCCGTGCTTGGCAACCTACTTGCCAATTCTTCCTCAGGTTCGAAGACAGAATTAATAGTGCAGGATGTGTCGTTGGAAAACGTGCAGCAGGAAGAGAAAAAACCTGAACCGCCGCCACCACCACCGCCACCAAAGCAAGAGCCTCCTAAAGTGGAAATCACGAAGTTCACTCCTCCTAAAATCGTAAAAGATGAGGAAGTGAAAGAAGAAGATGAAATTAAAGAGGTTGAAAAATTAGAAGATACCAAGATTGGTACAATCAATCAGGAAGGTGCAAAAGACGAAGGTATTGTTGCCCCTCCGGTTGAGTCAGGTACTGGTGTGGTAGAAGCTCCTAAAAAAGAAGAAGATTACGATAAAATTTTCACAGTGGTGCAAATCCCTGCGGAATTCCCTGGTGGTTTGCCTGCATGGGCAAAGTACTTGGAGCGTAACTTAAACAGAGACTTACCAGTTGAAAATGGAGCGCCTCCAGGAAAATACACTGTAGTTGTTTCTTTTATTGTGGCTAAGGATGGTTCAATCAGTGACGTAGTTGCTGAAAATGATCCGGGTTATGGCACTAAGAACGAAGCAGTTCGTGTAATTACAAGAGGACCTAAATGGAAGCCTGCCGTACAGAATGGTAGAAACGTAATCTATCGTCACAAGCAGAGCATTACATTCATGGTTTCTGAAGAGTAA
- the mnmE gene encoding tRNA uridine-5-carboxymethylaminomethyl(34) synthesis GTPase MnmE — translation MNMQLKGWDDTIVALATAPGIGAIGVIRVSGPASFSVINELFPSKDLLKQASHTLHVGLLKNGDIILDEVVLSLYKGPKSYTGEDVIEISCHGSPYIQEQIIQAISAKGIRLAKPGEFTQRAFLKGKMDLAQAEAVADLIASNTEASKRAALHTMRGGFSSDLSQLRETLIRFSALIELELDFSQEDVEFADRTAFAELIAQLKRATQQLIASFKLGNVIKNGVQVAIIGKPNAGKSTLLNTLLNENRAIVSDIAGTTRDTIEEVLNIEGVLFRLIDTAGIREHTADAIEQIGVSKSKEKMRAAELVIYLYDVLTTTSDDLSKVVAEFDAEKIQYILVGNKADLASKEQLKYFEQFSNQLFISAKNNELIEALKKELVSKTIHGNIHAESTIVTNARHNAALVALLQSIEEVEAGLQNRVPGDLLALDIRQCLHHLGTITGTITHEDQLDYIFSKFCIGK, via the coding sequence ATGAATATGCAATTAAAAGGATGGGATGATACCATTGTGGCATTGGCAACGGCGCCGGGTATAGGTGCTATTGGTGTAATCAGAGTAAGTGGTCCTGCCAGTTTTTCTGTTATCAATGAATTGTTTCCTTCAAAAGATTTATTGAAACAGGCGTCTCATACATTGCATGTGGGTTTACTAAAAAACGGAGATATCATACTAGATGAAGTTGTTCTCTCTTTATATAAAGGGCCTAAGTCGTATACAGGGGAAGACGTAATTGAAATTAGTTGTCATGGCTCTCCTTATATTCAAGAGCAAATTATTCAAGCCATTTCAGCTAAGGGTATTCGTTTAGCGAAACCTGGAGAGTTTACGCAGAGAGCATTTTTAAAAGGCAAAATGGATTTGGCGCAAGCTGAAGCAGTAGCCGATTTAATTGCGAGTAATACTGAAGCAAGTAAAAGAGCAGCATTGCACACCATGCGGGGAGGTTTCTCCTCTGATTTGTCGCAGTTAAGAGAAACCTTGATACGCTTTTCTGCTTTGATTGAATTAGAACTGGATTTTTCACAGGAGGATGTAGAGTTTGCAGACAGAACTGCTTTTGCTGAATTAATTGCGCAATTGAAAAGAGCAACACAGCAATTGATTGCTTCTTTTAAACTGGGCAATGTAATCAAGAATGGTGTTCAGGTTGCAATTATTGGCAAACCAAATGCGGGCAAGTCAACACTATTAAACACTTTATTAAACGAGAACAGAGCCATCGTAAGTGATATTGCCGGAACCACTAGAGACACCATTGAAGAAGTATTAAATATAGAAGGCGTTTTATTTAGGTTGATTGACACTGCCGGCATACGCGAACACACTGCCGACGCCATTGAGCAGATTGGCGTAAGCAAGAGCAAGGAAAAAATGCGTGCAGCTGAACTAGTAATATATCTCTATGATGTGTTAACTACAACGTCAGATGATCTTAGTAAAGTAGTGGCTGAGTTTGACGCAGAAAAAATTCAATATATATTGGTTGGCAACAAAGCCGACCTCGCTTCTAAGGAACAACTGAAATACTTTGAGCAATTTTCCAATCAGCTCTTTATTTCAGCAAAGAATAATGAACTAATAGAAGCTTTGAAAAAAGAACTGGTGAGTAAAACCATTCACGGAAATATACATGCTGAGTCTACCATCGTAACCAATGCCAGACACAATGCAGCATTGGTGGCTTTGTTACAATCTATTGAAGAAGTAGAAGCGGGTTTACAAAATAGGGTTCCAGGCGATTTACTGGCACTGGATATAAGACAGTGTTTGCATCATTTAGGAACCATCACTGGTACAATAACACATGAAGATCAGTTAGATTATATATTTAGTAAGTTTTGTATTGGAAAGTAA
- a CDS encoding Crp/Fnr family transcriptional regulator, which produces MYEAFLAHFNKRVALTQEEEALVKTYLMPKKIRKKQYLLQEGDVCKSFAFIEKGALKAYTVDESGSESIIQFGIEGWIIADLFSFLTGEPATYNIDAVEDAELVLMSKTSHDSLLKILPKYETYTRLNFEGAYIAMQRRLTSIIGSTLEERYEQFTKQYPEIIQRFPQHMIAAYMGLTPETLSRIRRRISTK; this is translated from the coding sequence ATGTACGAAGCATTTCTAGCACATTTCAATAAAAGGGTAGCGCTAACTCAAGAAGAAGAAGCTCTTGTAAAGACCTATCTCATGCCCAAAAAGATTCGTAAAAAACAATACCTATTGCAAGAGGGAGACGTTTGTAAATCTTTTGCTTTTATTGAAAAAGGAGCTTTAAAAGCCTATACAGTTGATGAGAGTGGAAGTGAAAGTATTATTCAATTTGGAATAGAGGGGTGGATTATTGCCGACTTATTTAGCTTCCTTACTGGTGAACCGGCAACGTATAATATAGATGCTGTAGAAGACGCAGAACTGGTATTGATGAGTAAGACTTCTCACGATAGCTTATTAAAAATATTACCCAAATATGAGACTTATACAAGACTCAATTTTGAAGGGGCTTACATTGCAATGCAACGAAGGCTAACGTCTATTATAGGTAGCACATTAGAAGAGCGGTATGAACAATTTACCAAACAGTATCCTGAAATAATACAGCGCTTTCCTCAACATATGATTGCTGCTTATATGGGCCTCACACCAGAAACATTAAGCCGGATTAGGCGCAGAATCTCCACTAAATAA